The window TGGTTTTACCCGGGATATCGAACGCTTTTGCCAGCATCACGAAGTCTGGGTTGTCATCAAGAATGGTTTCGCTGTGGCGGCCGTCAAAGAACAATGACTGCCATTGGCGAACCATGCCAAGACGTTGGTTGTTAAGAAGGACAATCTTTACTGGAATCTGACGACGCTTCAGCGTACCCAATTCCTGCACGTTCATCATAAATGAACCGTCACCTGTAATAAGGATAGACTGATCATCAGGACGTGCGACAGCTGCACCCATAGCAGCTGGCAAGCCGAATCCCATTGTGCCAAGACCAGCAGAGGTGATGAAGTTTTGTGGATCACGCGGCTGGATGTGTTGCGCTGCCCACATCTGATGCTGGCCGACGTCAGTCGACACAATTGAGCTATCCGGCATCATGTCAGACAGCTGTTTAAGCAATAGCGGTGCGTAGATCAATTCGCCTGGATGGTCGTAACGCCATTTAAATCCGCTACGCAGGCTCTCACTGTGATGTACCCAAGGGGTGATGTCTTGAGTCAGCTCTAATTGAGGAAGAATCTTGCTGATTTCGCCACGCAGTGGTGCATTGGCGTGGCGAAGCTTATGGATTTCAGCCGCATCGATGTCGATATGGATTACTTTCGCATGCGGTGCAAACGTGTCGAGCTTGCCTGTCACGCGGTCATCAAAACGTGCTCCAACTACAATCAAAAGGTCACATTCTTGAACCACTAGGTTTGCGGCTTTGGTGCCATGCATGCCCAGCATGCCTAAGTAGTGCGGGTCGTGGCGTTCAATGGTGCCCAAACCTTTTAGTGTGCTTACTGCAGGCATTGGGTTTAAACGTAGGAATTCGCGTACTGAGTCTGTCGCTTTGGCAATTTGCACGCCACCGCCGACGTATAAAACTGGTCGAGTTGAAGCGGCTAGTACTTCTTGAGCGCGCTTGATATCAGCATCAGTGACTAAAGGTGCAGCTGGTGGAACAAAAGGAGGCAGCAGTTCGGTTGGCGCTTGAGCAAGCTGAACGTCTTTGGCGATATCAACAATCACCGGGCCAGGTCGACCTGCTTTTGCTACTTCGAACGCTTCGGCTAGCGTTGGGGCAAGGTCTTCGATCTCAGTCACTAGATAACTGTGTTTGGTACAGGCTAGAGACATTCCGATCACATCCATTTCTTGGAACGCGTCGGTACCGATATGAGAGCTAGCAACCTGACCTGTGATGGCCACTAGAGGAACGGAATCGAGGAAGGCGTCGGCAAGGCCTGTAACAAGGTTGGTGGCGCCTGGGCCGGAAGTGGCCATACAAACTGCAACATCTTGCGTTGCGCGGGCCATCCCGATGGCGGCCATTGCAGCCCCTTGTTCATGACGGCATAAGATGTGCTCGACACCTCCGTCATACAACGCATCGTAGATTGGCATGATGGCTCCACCAGGATACCCAAACACCGTTTCGATGCCTTGTTGTCTTAAAGCGGCTACGACTAGTTCTGCACCGGTCATCGTAAACCTCCTTTGCTACGTTGTGGCTCGTAGCTATCGCCATGTGTTTTGCACTTCATGTGCACTCCCATTCTTCCCGTTAAGCTGTCTAAGGGTTAGACAGATGACAACTTGTAGTTGTAAAAAAACCCCCGGACTTCTCAGTGCGGGGGTTTTTTGTAATTTGTGGTTACCTTTCGCCCACAATACCCCGCGCGGTGTCAATAATGACCACGATAATCAGGGCTAGCAGTGAGTTGATGTGAGCGAATAAGTTCATCTGTCTGTCGTTCTGTTTTCGTTAATAAGTCTTGTGTAATTTTCTACGAAAATGTTTGCGTCACTAGTGTTAACACACAAATCTGCTGCATGACAAGCAAAAAGTCATTCTTTTTTCACATTAAGTACCCATCTGTACAGGCTATATAACATATCCATATAAAAAACATTTGGTTAGATAACGTACAATAATTTGAGGGAATTATGGGGCTGGCAATCATTCATAGTCGAGCAAGTGTGGGTGTGCAAGCGCCATCGGTAAGCGTGGAAGTCCACATCAGTAATGGGATGCCGGGCTTTACCTTGGTGGGGTTACCTGAGACCACAGTAAAAGAATCCAAAGATCGCGTACGAAGTGCGATCGTCAATTCTAACTTTCAGTTTCCTGCAAAACGAATCACGGTCAATTTGGCACCGGCGGATTTGCCCAAAGAAGGCGGGCGCTTCGATCTGCCGATTGCATTGGGAATTTTAGCGGCTTCAGAGCAAATCGCGACAGATAAGCTCAAAAACTACGAATTTGTTGGTGAATTAGCTCTTTCTGGTGGATTGAGAACGGTAAAAGGCGTGCTGCCAGCTGCGTTGGCTGCGAACAAAAAACAGCGCCATTTAGTGGTGCCTCATGCTAATGGCGATCAGGCGGCACTTGTCGGCAAAGAGCAGCACAAATCTGCCCAATCACTATTGGAAGTTTGTGCTGAGCTGTGTGGCCAACATCAACTGAACTTGTATCAAACGCCCAAGAAAAAAGAGCTCAAAGCACACGGTCGTGACTTGCAGGATATCATTGGTCAGCAGCAAGGAAAGCGCGCTTTAGAAATTGCGGCTGCTGGCAATCACAACCTGCTTTTCCTTGGCCCTCCAGGCACTGGCAAAACCATGTTGGCCTCTCGATTATGCGATTTGTTACCTGAGATGAGTGATGAAGAGGCGATGGAAACGGCTTCTGTGGCGTCACTGACTCAAAGTGAAATCAATGAACACAACTGGAAGACGCGGCCGTTTCGTGCCCCGCATCATTCCAGCTCCATGGCGGCTTTAGTTGGTGGTGGATCTGTGCCGAGACCGGGCGAAATATCTCTAGCTCACAACGGGTTATTGTTTTTGGACGAGATGCCGGAGTTTGATCGTAAGGTGCTCGACTCTTTACGTGAGCCATTGGAGTCTGGTGAAATTATTATATCTCGGGCGCAAGGTAAGACGCGTTTTCCTGCTCGGTTCCAAATTGTCGGGGCGCTTAACCCGAGTCCGACAGGGTATTACGAAGGCAACCAAGCTAGAACGAATCCGCAAGCCATCCTGCGTTACCTTGGCCGATTATCAGGCCCACTTCTTGATCGCTTTGATATGTCATTAGAAATTCCTGCATTGCCGAAAGGAACTCTCTCTGAAGGCGGCGATAGAGGGGAACCAACGGCTATCGTCAAAGAGCGGGTGAATCAAGCACGTGACTGTATGCTGGCTCGCAGTGGTAAGGTGAATGCATTATTGGGCAGTCGTGAAATTGAAGCCTTCTGCCCGCTGCAAAAAAGTGATGCGGAGTTTTTGGAAAATGCGCTGCATCGCCTTGGGTTGTCGATTCGTGCTTATCACCGCATCATCAAAGTTGCGCGTACTATTGCCGATCTGGAGGGCTCACCGCAAATTGAGCGAACACATCTTGCAGAAGCTTTGGGCTATCGAGCAATGGATAGGTTACTTAAACAGTTAACCGCGCAAGCCGTTTAAACCCGAACGTTTAGCCTTGCTTGCGAGCGTGCTTGTCGTGATACAGTGCTTTATCAGCGTCTTCTAGACACTGCTCTAGATTGTCATTGCAGGCCATCAGGCCAAAGCTAAACGAAATACCATGGAGGTGAATGTCGCTTTCCACGGCTTGGCGGATTTGCAATAAGGTTTCTCTTGCATCAGATACCTGAATGCAATCGAACACAATCACAAATTCATCGCCACCAACGCGATAGAGCGTGCCACTTTCTCCCAGCTGTTGCATGGTCAGTGTGGCGAAGTCTACTAGGACTTTGTCACCAATCGCGTGCCCATAGGTGTCATTGACCTGTTTGAATTTATCCAGATCAAGGTACGCCACGAGGCAACAATCACAGCCTTTTTGTACCGCAGACATCAAGGCTTTTTTGTTCATGGCACCAGTGAGGTGATCAAAATGAAGGCTTTGTTTGAGGCGGTTTTGCTCCTCAATGCGGGCTGTAATATCCCATGCCATTAGTACAATGTGGCGGACACCATTCACATCAGTAAGGTAGCGCATGGACTCAAAATGGTGATTCTGAAAGGTTTCGATATCGACACGCATAGGTGCGTTACCGTCGAGCAATGCCTGATCGTTGCGCTTACATTGCATCAGCAAGTCACACAAATCATTATTTTGGCAGTTTGCGATCATAGTATCTATGCTGACGCCGAGAATGTCTTCTTCGAAGAAAGCGCGATAGCGTTGGTTGAGAGCGACATGCTTGCCATTTTCCTTACGCACAGCGATAAACCCAGGGAAGTTCTGAGAAAGAACACTCATTAAGCTTTGCTCTGAAGCGTAGTTCGGATCAATGTGCACAAATCACTCTCTTAAATAGTTAACGGGTCGAACATTATCCATATGAAAATAAGTTTGGCTATTGTTTGAGCTATGAATTGTTTTTATTGTGACGTTCAGGGCATTTTATAGTCAAGGGGGAGAGTCCCCCGTGCTTAGAAGCTGTAGCTTAAACCAGTTGATAGCAGAAATTCTTTTTCATCGTAGAAGGTGATGTTTGAACTGGTACTGCTGTAACCTGCGAGTGAGATGAATGACCAGTTTTGCCAGTCAAAGACATTTTTGTACTCGTATGCGGTGAAAAAACTCAGAGTGCCATCATTGCGAGTTTTGCCAAATGTCGTGCTGGCTGCGTCAAAGTCTTTAGCGGCATAGCCTGCTGTGAGTGCGATGCGGTGTCGCTGGATAAACTTGAACCAGCTAAGGTCGAGCCCATACGAGTTATAGGATTCAGCATCACCATCCGCATCATGGTGGATGTAGGTAAATGCTGGCTGCAGCATTGACGTGCGACTCAGTGGAATACGGTAGTCACCTTTGATGTGGTAGATCTTTGCATCACGCAGTAGTGATGAATCCGTCACGGTATCTTTCTCTACGTCTTTATCTGCGTAAGCCAAATCAAGATTAAAGTTGTTGTCTAAGAAGCAGTTGATTTGGAAACGAAACGCATTGCCGCCTTCATCGGTGGTTTTTCTCGATTGCCCAGTTAGGTATGGGTCTTGCCATGTTTCTCCTTTCAGGATGGTTGGTAGATAGGAAAAATCGAGTACAGTGCCTGAAGCGAGTTGGTACTTGTAACCGAGCTGGAAGGCGAGGGTACCGATCGCGATATCGGAGCGTGTGGTACCGGCATACACTTGGTGATTGAGCTTGTTGCCAAAGGTATATGCTGCGCTGCCTAGGGGCGCAACGATAAAAGATTCATCACTTTCGGCACGTTGATTTAGTGATGGAATGGTACTATCTCCATCTGTGTTGAAGTTGGACTCTGATGAGAAGAAGCCTGCGTTTAACGAAATTTCACCGCTAAAACCTGCGGTTTCTTCAAGTTGAGCTTGTGCTGAACTGACGATAAAAGCCAAAGGCAGTATGGCTAGCCTTGGATTCATTCGCTTTCTCCTTGTTTGTCGAATGAAAGTGGTAATTAGAGTGGAGCGTTGGTCTGGTTTTACAGTGAAACAAATCTGACCATGCTTACAAATATTCCAATGTGACAACGGATTCGTATAATTACACGCTGTTTTATTATTCACGCGATATAGTTACTGATTGATTCCCATGCTGACCTATTTGTTACTCATTTTTAACGCTTCCTTTGTGATTATAAACTCTGCGGTTTGTTCCATCGCAATTTGTATCATCGCAATTTTTAAGTTGTTGCTTCCAACAGCTAAGCTCAAAGCGAAAGGTACCGAGGCTGCCAACAAAATGATGTGGGTTTGGGCCACGGTCAACGCTGGTATTCTTGCCTTGTTCAACCGCGTTGAGTGGGATATTCAAGGTGGCGAAAATCTCAAGAAGGACGGTTGGTATCTGCTGATCAGTAACCATCTTAGTTGGACTGATATTGTTGTACTGTGTTGTGTATTTAAAGATCGCATTCCAATGCCAAAATTTTTCTTAAAACAGCAATTATTGTATGTGCCTTTTATTGGTATGGCTTGCTGGGCGCTGGATATGCCATTTATGCGTCGCTATTCTCGAGAGTATTTGATTCGCAACCCACACAAGCGCGGCCAGGATTTGCAAACTACGCGCCGTTCTTGTGCAAAATTCAAACACACGCCAACTACGGTAGTAAATTACGTTGAAGGCACTCGTTTCACCGAGGAAAAGCAACGCAAGAGTCGTGCGGGTTATCAACATTTACTGCAGCCAAAATCAGGTGGTATTGCTTACACATTAGCGGCCATGGGCGATCAGTTTGAAAACATCATTGATGTGACCTTAGCGTACCCAGAAAACACCAATAAGCCATTTAAAGACATGATGATGGGACGTATGACGAAGATTGTCGTGCGCGTAAATGTTTTACCAGTCGATGAACGCGTGTTGGGTGATTACTTCAATGACAAGCCATACAAGCGCCAATTCCAACAATGGCTGGGTGATGTGTGGCAAGAGAAAGATCAGTTACTGCAAGATATTCATAAGTAACCAGACCTAAAGGATATACCCAAGTGACTTCAAAATGCAGGATTCAGAGCGTTGTTATTGATTCGAGGTCAAGGAAAACGACGCCGCGTAATAGCCAGCTCTTTCCAAGTTGTTTGACGCAGAGATCGGGGCAATGACACGCTCCCGAAGGGCGAGCTGTCTTGGCTTGTATACTTTGTTGTCGATTCTTGATTTAGAGTGACTAGATCTTTAAATCGCCGCCGCGTCTACAAACCAAGTCATTCTCGCTGAACCTAGCATCTCGAGGTTACTTGGGTATAACAAATTAAAAAGGGGAGCAAGATGCTCCCCTTTTGTTTGATGTTCGACTCGAGTTACTTAAGCGTCAGTAGGTAATCAACCAAGGCAAAGTATTCCTCAGTGGATTTAATACCTTGTGCTTGAACTAGGTACTTGTTGTTGACGATAACAGCAGGAACGCCAGTTAGACCACTATTTTCAAATTGCTTGTCCATACGACGAACCATTGAATCAACCGCAAAACCTTTGAATGCTGCATCGAATTTCTTCGCGTCTACGCCTTCATCAAGGAAGATTTGACGAAGCTCTGCGTCATCACGGGGTGCTTTACGCATGTTGTGAATGCGGTTAAACATTACTGGCACCATCTTATCCTCAACTTTAAGTGCAACCATAGTCGCGTAGGCTTTGCTCATTGAAGGGCCCATATTGCCGCCCATGAAAGAAACGTGGTTCTTTTGTAGCTTCGCGCCTTCAGGTAGCTGCTTCTTAAGTTGCTGGATGATTGGTTCAAACGTATTACAGTGTGGACAGTAGAAAGAGAAGAACTCAGTCACTACAGGCTTTTTCGACGCCTCTAAATCCAATACTTTGTAGTGCTCACCTTCTTTGAATTGCGCTGCATGTGCCGACAGGCTGAGCATCAGCATAGAAAACAGTGCGAACAGTTTTTTCATTTAATAATCTCCATTTCGAATTGTTCGGCCTGACTTACCATTGAGGCATTAAAGACAGTGGTGCTTCTTCTAAGCTGGCAATCTGCTCTTTAAATGCAAGGACCTGACCTTCCCAGTATTTTGGCTCATTGAACCATGGAAAAGCGAGCGGAAATGCCGGGTCATGCCAACGTTTTGCTAGCCATGCCATATAGTGCACCATTCGTAGACCGCGAAGAGGCTCGATTAGTTTCAATTCTGCCGAGTTAAAATCGCAAAACTCTTGGTAACCTTCTAAGACAATATCTAATTGCATCAGTTTGTCTTGGCGTTCGCCGTTGAGCAGCATCCATAAATCTTGGACCGCTGGGCCATTACGTGAGTCATCCAAATCGACAAACATTGGGCCATCACGCCATAAGATGTTACCTGGATGGCAATCGCCATGCAGCCGAATGGCGTTGAAGCCTTCTTGCCAGTAGTTTTCAATCGACTTGATCAGCATATCCAAGTCATTGAAGAAGCTGTTCTCCAAATGCATCGGAATCATGTTGGCATTTTGCAGAATTTCTCTCGGTTGGTAGAGGTATTCTTGTAAGCCAATGGTTGGTCTATGTTGGAAGGCTTTTCGGCTACCAACTTTATGGATGCGGCCGAGGAAACGACCTACACCTTCGAGCTGATCTAAGTTGTCGACTTCGTATTGACGACCGCCGACACTTTCAAACAAAGCAAAGCCATAACCTTGATAATGATGCAGTGTTTCACCGTTGATAAGTACAGGTGGTACGACAGGGATTTCGTTGTCGATCAGTTCAAGGGTGAAGTCGTGTTCTTCTTGAATCTGCTCATTGCTCCAGCGTTCTGGACGGTAGAACTTCACTACGTAGCGCTGGCGTTCTTCGTCAGTAAACTGGTAAACGCGGTTTTCATAGCTGTTGAGAGCAAGAAAGCCTGATTCTGCTCGAATGCCGATGCTCTCTAGCGCATACCACATAAAGTCGGGCGTGAGGGCATCAAAGTTGAAAGTACCTTGGGACATATAAATAAAAAGGCTCATTGCTGAGCCTTTTTCCATTAGTCATCGAAGTTATAGCTTCTTTATAAATCGGCTTTCTACTTCGATAGTGAATTCGTTGCTCTGATCGGTGAGTATAAACTGAATTGTCGTGATCGCAGAGTCTAGCTTGTCAGGATCTGCGCCGAGGCTCATTGGTAAGTTCAATACTTCACCCGGTTCAACTTGAATGGTTTGTTTGCCATACCAGCTGACATCACTTAGTCCTTCTACATTCAAATCGTATTCTTGAACTTGTTGAGTTTTGTTGATGACTTTCAGCGTGTAGGTGTTTTCCACTTCGCCAGAGCTGTTCACTCGGAATAATTGGTTACGGTCACGCAGTACGCTCATGCCTGCAGGATCAACCGATGCGACTTGGAGGAAGAACAAACCAATCATCACTAGTAGTACCGCACCATAGCCAAGCAGTTTTGGACGCATGACCTTGGTACTCTTACCTGAGAGACGATGCTCTGTGGTGTAATTGATCAGACCTTTCTCGTAACCCATGCGTTCCATGGTGTTGTCACACGCATCAATACATGCACCACAGTTGATACACTCATACTGCAAACCATCACGGATATCGATACCAGTTGGGCATACCTGAACACACAAATCACAGTCGATACAGTCGCCCAAACCAAGTTGTTTTGGATCGGCTTTGCGTGAGCGAGGGCCGCGTTTTTCACCACGTTTGGAATCGTAGCCCACGATAAAGGTGTCTTTATCGAACATCGCCGATTGGAAGCGCGCGTAAGGACACATGTGAATACACATAATAGAACGCATCCACCCAGCGTTGCCGTAAGTACAAATGGCAAAGAACATCACCCAAAATACTGGCCAGAAGTTAGCATTAAAGGTGAAAAAGTCGATAACCAGTTGCTTCATTGGCACAAAGTAACCGACAAAGGTAAAGCCAGTTGCGAGGGCTATCGAAAACCACGCTATGTGTTTGAGGGCTTTACGCATCGCTAAGTTAGCGGTTAGCTTGTTGGAATCCTGTTTACGACGCTTATTGGCACTGCCTTCTAGTTTTTCCTCAAACCATATATACATAAAGGTCCACACGGTTTGCGGACACAGATAGCCACACCAAACCCGGCCTAAGAAGGTAGTGATGAAGAACAGTCCAAACGCGGCTATCACAAATAGCAGAGCGAGTAGGGTGAGGTCTTGTGGGTACAGCGTGGTGCCGAAAAAGTTGAACTGCTGGTTACCGATGTCCAGCAAAATGGCTTGGCGCTCGCCGTACGGAATCCAAGGAATCAGGGCAAAAAACAGCAACAAAAACCAACCGCCATAGCGACGCAGTTTTTGGAACGTACCTTTGCTTTCGCGAACATAGATTCGATTGCTTGGGTTGAAACGATCCCTGTTGCCTTTGTGGGTCTTGGGGTTAAAGGTCTTTGGAGTCACATCTTTGATATCAATCTTATCCTGACTCATGCACTCATCCTTCTTTAGGCTTTCTTATAATGTACGGCGGCACTTCTAATGATGTCGCTCGAAGACATTGCTGTTTGGTCCAAACCATGACACATGGTTGAACATAATTATTTTAGTAAATACTGATGAACGGCGATTATACAATCAATAACAATTCCGTTTCTTTAACGCAGTCAATGTTTAACAACAAAAGCCAGTACAGTTAACCAGATAAATGACTGAACAGTTATAACTGCCGTTTGAACTGTTTGATTTAGTTATAAAAAAAGCGACTCAAATGAGTCGCTTATCAATGCTAGGTGTTGAGCTGTTTACTTGATGATACCGCGCGCGCGTAGAATCGCGGTCTTAAAGTCGTCTTCTTGATCTTTCTTTAGACCCGGGATCATTTCGTCTTTACCGCTGTTGCGCATTTTTAGGTGGTAGATCAGCACGTCATCGGTCAGATCTTCCAATTTACCTTCATAACCTGCTTCGTTCGCCAGCTTCATGATGAATTGTAGCAAGTTCATTTCTTGGTCTTTGTGCCACTCAGGCTCGAGTAGCTCAAGCAGCTCTTCAATACGATGACACTTCATTTCTTTCTCCACATAATTTATAGGTGTTATTTGCTACTAAAGGTATCAAATTGCTCGGCGAACACCAAATAGGAAAAGGGTAGAGAGAAAAGAAAAAAGCGCGGTGGTTGCCGCGCTTTTTAATTAAGCTGCTTTGATAACTTTGTTTGGAACACTTGGCATAATCGCTGTTTTCTCAACCAGAGTCATTGCTGGCGCAACTTGTTTTGCCTTTGGCGCAGCAGTGAAACCACTGCGACGGCGCATTGCACTACGATTTGTATGTGCGAACCTGACTGTTGTTGGGCGCATTTAGATACCTAACTGCCAGGCATATCCATTGCCGATGTAATGGCCTGAGTCACTATGAGTTGAGCTTCAACTGCTTGAAGGGTGGCTCTGCTGGCTTTCGCCAATCCAAATAATGAATCAGGAATAACGATATGCATGCATATCATGTATAGGTTAGCATTCCTGCCATAATTGGTCGATAGTTGAGCAGTTGAATTGTATGGATTTTATGGTTTTTAGTGCGAAATCGAGACGAATTTTGTTTTGATCCGGTGATCAGCAGTAGTAGTATGAGATTTCTACAAAGGAGGTGCATATGTCATTTTTGAAGAAGACACTTGCGAGCTTTGGGATTGGCAGTGCGAAGGTTGACTCGATCCTGAACCAAGACGTGCTGTATCCGGGTCAAAGCGTGGATGTTTCAATCCATGTTTATGGCGGCGCAACGGAACAAGCGATCGATAACATCGATCTTAAGCTTTGCTGTCGTTACATCGCAGAAGCACCAGATGATCGTGGGGCGCGAGAAGGACACAGTATGCGTCGTGAACCGCAAACGCATGTGCTGGCCAAGTGGAACCTCCCGTACGCATTTACCATCCATCCGGGTGAAGATCGCACCTTTGCGGTCAAACTCGATGTGCCTTGGAACACCCCTGTCACCATCGGTGATGCCAAAGTTTGGTTAGAAACCGGCTTAGACGTTGCGATGGCGCTCGACCCAACCGACAAAGACATTCTTACCGTTAGACCCGATCCACTCATGGATGCCGTTTTGTCTGCTTTTGAATCACAAGGTTTACGCATTCGCCAAGTAGAGTGCGAAGAAGTCAAAGGCTTCGATCTACCATTTGTGCAAGAGTTTGAAATGGTGCCAACCGATGGCCCATATCATGGCGTATGGCGAGAGTTGGAATTTGTTGCTCATCGTGACGAGCAAAATCTCAAACTGTGGTTTGAAGTTGACCGTACTCGTACTGGTGCAAGTGGCATGCTGGCAAGTTTATTGGGAAGCGGAAAACTCAAACGTGAGCTGAGCATTCCGGTAAACACCAAACTGGACGAAGTTGGCTCGCTGATCCTCAATTACCTCGAACGAACCACGGCTGCCCACGAGTCTTAATTTAAGCTTACACGTGTACGCTTAATGTGCCATACTAGGGTTAATATTCAAAACTCTAGTAAAGGCGCGTTCATGTCCTCACCACAGAAAGCACAATACAGTCAGGGCGAAGAGCTAGCCAACTCCATTACTCATGGTATTGGAATGATCTTCGGTATTGTCGGTTTGGTTCTGCTTCTTATCAAAGCCGTCGATCATCAAGCAGACACACTGACCATTACCAGTATGGCGATCTATGGTTCTAGCATGATTGTGCTATTTCTGGCATCCACGCTCTACCATGCTATCCCATACCCTAAAGCCAAGCGTTGGCTGAAAACCTTCGACCACTGCGCCATCTATCTTTTGATTGCGGGTAGCTACACACCATTCTTGTTAGTAAGTCTGCGCACACCGTTGGCGATTGGGTTGATGATTGTGATTTGGACCATCGCGCTGATCGGCATCATCATGAAAGTCGCGTTTGTCTATCGATTCAAAAAATTGTCTTTGATGACGTATCTGGTGATGGGCTGGTTATCATTGATTGTGATTTACCAACTGGCGATAAATCTGGATATTGGTGGTTTGACGCTTTTAGCCGTGGGTGGGTTGGTGTATTCGATAGGGGTGATTTTCTACGTTGCCAAGCGAATCCCATTTAATCACGCAATTTGGCACGGCTTTGTGTTGGCGGGTTGTGTGTGTCACTTCTTCGCGATTTATTACTTTGTCGAGCCTATCTAGCTGATAGAGATAAACCCGACAAAGCATGTCTTGTCGTATTAGCGTGTTTTGACTTCTAATACTTCTGCTGAGAACTGGTATTGCTGCGATTGTGGCACTGCCAATTTGATCGCTTTACCTTGCTCGGCCTGTTGTGGGCGAAGGTAGGTATCTGCCAAACGTTTGATAGATTGCCAAACTGCGACGCTTTGTTTCGTCAATGGTTTGCCAGCCATATCGAATACCTGTA is drawn from Vibrio campbellii CAIM 519 = NBRC 15631 = ATCC 25920 and contains these coding sequences:
- the ccoG gene encoding cytochrome c oxidase accessory protein CcoG, whose amino-acid sequence is MSQDKIDIKDVTPKTFNPKTHKGNRDRFNPSNRIYVRESKGTFQKLRRYGGWFLLLFFALIPWIPYGERQAILLDIGNQQFNFFGTTLYPQDLTLLALLFVIAAFGLFFITTFLGRVWCGYLCPQTVWTFMYIWFEEKLEGSANKRRKQDSNKLTANLAMRKALKHIAWFSIALATGFTFVGYFVPMKQLVIDFFTFNANFWPVFWVMFFAICTYGNAGWMRSIMCIHMCPYARFQSAMFDKDTFIVGYDSKRGEKRGPRSRKADPKQLGLGDCIDCDLCVQVCPTGIDIRDGLQYECINCGACIDACDNTMERMGYEKGLINYTTEHRLSGKSTKVMRPKLLGYGAVLLVMIGLFFLQVASVDPAGMSVLRDRNQLFRVNSSGEVENTYTLKVINKTQQVQEYDLNVEGLSDVSWYGKQTIQVEPGEVLNLPMSLGADPDKLDSAITTIQFILTDQSNEFTIEVESRFIKKL
- a CDS encoding YihD family protein; the encoded protein is MKCHRIEELLELLEPEWHKDQEMNLLQFIMKLANEAGYEGKLEDLTDDVLIYHLKMRNSGKDEMIPGLKKDQEDDFKTAILRARGIIK
- a CDS encoding sporulation protein, which gives rise to MSFLKKTLASFGIGSAKVDSILNQDVLYPGQSVDVSIHVYGGATEQAIDNIDLKLCCRYIAEAPDDRGAREGHSMRREPQTHVLAKWNLPYAFTIHPGEDRTFAVKLDVPWNTPVTIGDAKVWLETGLDVAMALDPTDKDILTVRPDPLMDAVLSAFESQGLRIRQVECEEVKGFDLPFVQEFEMVPTDGPYHGVWRELEFVAHRDEQNLKLWFEVDRTRTGASGMLASLLGSGKLKRELSIPVNTKLDEVGSLILNYLERTTAAHES
- the trhA gene encoding PAQR family membrane homeostasis protein TrhA; its protein translation is MSSPQKAQYSQGEELANSITHGIGMIFGIVGLVLLLIKAVDHQADTLTITSMAIYGSSMIVLFLASTLYHAIPYPKAKRWLKTFDHCAIYLLIAGSYTPFLLVSLRTPLAIGLMIVIWTIALIGIIMKVAFVYRFKKLSLMTYLVMGWLSLIVIYQLAINLDIGGLTLLAVGGLVYSIGVIFYVAKRIPFNHAIWHGFVLAGCVCHFFAIYYFVEPI